In Paraburkholderia caballeronis, the following proteins share a genomic window:
- a CDS encoding carbon-nitrogen hydrolase family protein gives MKQYPKFKAAACHAAPIYFDAHACVEKACAWIKEAAEHGAELIAFPEAYLSSFPVWSGVWAPVDVHEFFSKLVASAVHIDGPEIAQLRDVAKRHGVFVSMGINESTENSYGCVWDTNVLIGDDGSLLNVHRKLVPTYWEKLTWAQGDGSGLRVADTRLGRIGALVCGENTNALARFALLAQGESVHISSFSPRWPTHPLGEGGYDLEAAIRLRAGAHAFEGKLFNIVASGFLPPEAIDIISRDNSRVRDLLEQSPKSVSMILGPDGQPVSDTLRDDEGIVYADIDLAKCVVPKQFQDVVGYYNRFDVFQLKVNRRAHAPVHFHEEGEDDAGGATARAAAADSFVALDSSLYS, from the coding sequence ATGAAGCAATACCCGAAGTTCAAGGCCGCGGCCTGCCACGCCGCTCCCATTTATTTCGATGCGCACGCGTGCGTCGAAAAGGCGTGTGCGTGGATCAAGGAAGCGGCGGAGCACGGCGCCGAACTGATCGCGTTTCCGGAGGCGTACCTGTCGTCGTTTCCGGTGTGGTCCGGCGTGTGGGCGCCGGTGGACGTGCACGAGTTCTTCTCGAAGCTCGTCGCGAGCGCCGTGCATATCGACGGTCCGGAGATCGCGCAACTGCGCGACGTCGCGAAGCGTCACGGCGTGTTCGTCTCGATGGGCATCAACGAGAGCACGGAGAACAGCTACGGCTGCGTGTGGGACACGAACGTGCTGATCGGCGACGACGGCTCGCTGCTCAACGTGCACCGCAAGCTGGTCCCGACCTACTGGGAGAAGCTGACGTGGGCGCAGGGCGACGGCAGCGGCCTGCGCGTGGCGGACACGCGCCTCGGACGCATCGGCGCGCTCGTGTGCGGCGAGAACACGAACGCGCTTGCGCGCTTTGCGCTGCTGGCGCAGGGCGAAAGCGTCCACATCTCGTCGTTCTCGCCGCGCTGGCCGACGCATCCGCTCGGCGAAGGCGGCTACGATCTCGAAGCGGCCATCCGGCTGCGCGCCGGCGCGCACGCGTTCGAAGGCAAGCTCTTCAACATCGTCGCGTCGGGTTTCCTGCCGCCGGAGGCGATCGACATCATCAGCCGCGACAACAGCCGCGTGCGCGACCTGCTCGAACAGTCGCCGAAGAGCGTGTCGATGATCCTCGGTCCGGACGGCCAGCCGGTCAGCGACACGCTGCGCGACGACGAGGGCATCGTCTACGCGGACATCGATCTTGCGAAATGCGTGGTGCCGAAGCAGTTCCAGGACGTCGTCGGCTACTACAACCGCTTCGATGTTTTCCAGTTGAAGGTGAATCGCCGCGCGCATGCGCCGGTGCACTTCCACGAGGAGGGCGAGGACGACGCGGGCGGCGCGACGGCCCGCGCGGCGGCGGCCGATTCGTTCGTTGCGCTCGACAGCAGTCTGTATTCCTGA
- a CDS encoding LysR substrate-binding domain-containing protein — MKRFARLPPLHCLIAFEAVARLGSGTLAAAELSVTPSAISHRIKQLEESLGVSLFKRTVNELKLTSAGLEYLSVVRESLESLSRYPAGSTPAGDRVQLRISSPPTFARQVIVPRLQCFQKLQPDVDVVLQLSVPFVGLKADDADLEIRFGSGSYPGLEVAELVNEPVFPACSPAYVERHGPFDTPADLAKANLLRCPIEPWRPWFKAAGVELAEPAVGPQFVDVGLAVEAALHGQGVALARELMTQSWLDCGLLVRLFDISARGQHAYYAAWSASSPQFTYIESFVSWLKGELRAAGGDAKPA; from the coding sequence ATGAAACGTTTCGCCCGCTTACCGCCGCTGCACTGCCTCATCGCCTTCGAGGCCGTCGCACGCCTCGGCTCCGGGACGCTCGCCGCCGCCGAACTGTCGGTCACGCCCAGCGCGATCAGCCACCGGATCAAGCAGCTTGAGGAAAGTCTCGGCGTCAGCCTGTTCAAGCGCACCGTCAACGAACTCAAGCTGACGTCGGCCGGGCTCGAATACCTGAGCGTCGTGCGCGAGTCGCTGGAGTCGCTGAGCCGCTATCCGGCCGGCAGCACGCCGGCGGGCGACCGCGTGCAGCTGCGCATTTCGTCGCCGCCGACGTTCGCCCGCCAGGTCATCGTGCCGAGACTGCAGTGCTTCCAGAAGCTGCAACCCGACGTGGACGTCGTGCTGCAGCTTTCGGTCCCGTTCGTGGGCCTGAAAGCGGACGACGCGGATCTGGAGATCCGGTTCGGCAGCGGCAGTTATCCGGGGCTGGAAGTGGCCGAACTCGTGAACGAGCCGGTCTTTCCCGCATGCAGTCCGGCTTATGTCGAGCGGCACGGTCCGTTCGACACGCCCGCCGATCTCGCGAAAGCCAACCTGCTGCGCTGCCCGATCGAGCCATGGCGGCCGTGGTTCAAGGCGGCGGGCGTGGAGCTTGCCGAGCCGGCCGTCGGCCCGCAGTTCGTCGACGTCGGATTGGCGGTCGAGGCGGCGCTTCACGGCCAGGGCGTCGCGCTGGCGCGCGAGCTGATGACGCAGTCGTGGCTCGACTGCGGCCTGCTGGTGCGGCTCTTCGATATCAGCGCGCGTGGACAGCACGCGTACTATGCCGCGTGGTCTGCGTCGTCGCCGCAGTTCACGTACATCGAGTCGTTCGTCTCGTGGCTGAAGGGGGAGCTGCGCGCGGCGGGCGGCGACGCGAAGCCGGCGTGA
- a CDS encoding SpoIIE family protein phosphatase, whose amino-acid sequence MEIFYSRRDMVSLAVLEGNQPIGLINRDIFLSQMSKPFHRELYDKKSCIAFMDKEPLIVDAETSVEALTFRTVEVGEKALVDGFIVTRQGRFAGLGSGLQLLGAVAKIQAEKNRQIMQSIEYASVIQQAMLRASRETLATTLPDAALAWEPRDVVGGDFYHFASFADGWFGAAADCTGHGVPGAFMTLLASASLSQALERIGPRNPDALLAAVNRNVKSLLSQVDGAGESGEPAKSNDGLDAAFFWFDAGQHQLHFAGARIALHILRPDADRFETIAGERMGVGYIDSLADYAWKLHAVAAPPGSLLFISTDGLVDQIGGPKRIAFGKRRALDLILAHRNETPSTICENLRRALADWQGTQPRRDDVTLLFARV is encoded by the coding sequence ATGGAAATCTTCTATTCGCGGCGCGATATGGTCAGCCTCGCCGTGCTCGAAGGCAATCAGCCGATCGGGCTCATCAACCGGGACATCTTCCTGTCGCAGATGAGCAAGCCGTTCCATCGCGAGCTGTACGACAAGAAGAGCTGCATCGCGTTCATGGACAAGGAGCCGCTCATCGTCGACGCCGAAACGAGCGTCGAGGCGCTGACCTTCAGGACGGTCGAGGTCGGCGAGAAAGCCCTGGTCGACGGCTTCATCGTGACGCGGCAGGGCCGTTTCGCCGGACTGGGCAGCGGCCTGCAACTGCTGGGCGCGGTGGCGAAGATCCAGGCCGAGAAGAATCGCCAGATCATGCAGAGCATCGAATACGCGAGCGTGATCCAGCAGGCCATGCTGCGCGCTTCCCGCGAGACGCTGGCGACCACGCTGCCCGATGCGGCGCTGGCGTGGGAGCCGCGCGACGTGGTCGGTGGCGACTTCTATCATTTCGCGTCCTTTGCGGACGGCTGGTTCGGCGCGGCCGCCGACTGCACCGGCCATGGCGTGCCCGGCGCCTTCATGACGCTGCTCGCGTCGGCTTCGCTGTCGCAGGCGCTCGAACGGATCGGTCCGCGCAATCCCGACGCGCTGCTCGCCGCCGTCAACCGCAACGTGAAGAGCCTGCTGAGCCAGGTCGACGGCGCGGGCGAATCGGGCGAACCGGCCAAGTCCAACGACGGTCTGGACGCCGCCTTTTTCTGGTTCGACGCCGGCCAGCACCAGCTTCATTTCGCCGGCGCGCGGATCGCGCTGCATATCCTGAGGCCCGATGCGGACCGCTTCGAGACGATCGCGGGCGAACGCATGGGCGTCGGTTATATCGACAGTCTCGCGGACTACGCGTGGAAGCTGCACGCGGTTGCGGCGCCGCCGGGCAGTCTGCTGTTCATTTCCACCGATGGTCTCGTCGACCAGATCGGCGGCCCGAAAAGAATCGCGTTCGGCAAACGGAGGGCGCTGGATCTGATCCTGGCGCACCGTAACGAAACTCCGTCCACGATCTGCGAAAATCTGCGGCGGGCGCTGGCCGACTGGCAAGGCACGCAGCCTCGCCGCGACGACGTAACCCTACTTTTTGCTCGCGTTTAA
- a CDS encoding GGDEF domain-containing protein, whose protein sequence is MVVSNSSSDASPNDAPDLFRNESEALEKSRAIHAIAGADAEDYRQALGELIGHFERLMRETRRLIGRSDRAEREMHALTRQLQYRATHDALTEVFNRSAVIERTIKALRADRAVMILLDIDEFKKVNDDFGHPAGDSVILGIVDCLRRIVGEKGLIGRVGGEEFTVLLPGYDLAEALELAEHMRAAISRCVFPPPVNRRITASFGVSANAMDTDFDTAYGLADFALYNAKRGGRNRVEFVDPESAPSGANI, encoded by the coding sequence ATGGTGGTTTCGAATTCCTCCTCCGACGCGTCGCCGAACGACGCTCCGGATCTGTTCCGGAACGAGAGTGAGGCGCTGGAAAAATCGCGCGCGATTCACGCGATTGCGGGCGCGGACGCGGAGGACTACCGCCAGGCGCTCGGCGAACTCATCGGCCATTTCGAGCGCCTGATGCGCGAGACGCGCCGCCTGATCGGGCGCAGCGATCGCGCCGAGCGCGAAATGCACGCGCTCACCCGGCAGTTGCAGTATCGGGCCACCCACGACGCGCTGACCGAGGTCTTCAACCGCAGCGCGGTGATCGAACGGACCATCAAGGCGTTGCGCGCCGACCGCGCGGTGATGATCCTGCTCGACATCGACGAGTTCAAGAAAGTCAACGACGATTTCGGCCATCCGGCGGGCGACTCGGTGATCCTCGGCATCGTCGATTGCCTGCGGCGCATCGTCGGCGAAAAAGGGCTGATCGGCCGCGTGGGCGGCGAAGAATTTACGGTGCTGCTGCCCGGGTACGACCTGGCCGAGGCGCTGGAACTGGCCGAGCACATGCGCGCCGCGATCAGCCGCTGCGTTTTTCCGCCGCCGGTGAATCGCCGGATCACCGCCAGTTTCGGTGTCAGCGCCAACGCGATGGACACCGATTTCGACACCGCCTACGGGCTGGCCGATTTCGCGCTGTACAACGCGAAGCGCGGCGGGCGTAACCGGGTGGAGTTCGTCGATCCGGAGTCGGCGCCGTCCGGCGCGAACATCTAG
- a CDS encoding DUF1987 domain-containing protein yields the protein MDNLFIAATATSPEVDFRFDQNLLSLKGESYPENAASFYSPVIERLRSYLAGCTEAAITVDVTLTYFNSSSTKMLFSVFDALDQAALSGNRVQVNWYRDDEDETILEFGEELQADFTAINFTDCPVTT from the coding sequence ATGGATAACCTGTTCATTGCCGCTACGGCGACGTCACCGGAAGTCGATTTTCGATTCGACCAGAACCTGCTGTCGCTGAAAGGCGAGTCCTATCCGGAGAACGCGGCGTCGTTTTACAGCCCGGTTATCGAGCGCCTGCGCTCGTACCTGGCCGGCTGCACCGAGGCCGCGATCACCGTCGATGTCACGTTGACGTATTTCAACAGTTCCAGCACCAAGATGCTGTTCAGCGTATTCGATGCGCTGGACCAGGCGGCGCTGTCGGGAAACCGCGTGCAGGTGAACTGGTACCGCGACGACGAAGACGAAACCATTCTGGAGTTCGGCGAGGAACTGCAGGCCGATTTCACGGCAATCAACTTCACCGATTGTCCGGTTACCACGTAA
- a CDS encoding SiaB family protein kinase — translation MSELLDQDSAFFDLAQRRNLIFYHKGYFSHNIVAAMSEVVKLQLEVAGVSGPTRRRLFSSFIELAQNIVHYSSASLVDGWEEKGAIREGAVCIRTEGERHLMLCVNPIATAAVDDLREKLEPLRSMSVDEIKQAYKLSLRADTPADSKGAGLGFLTMARDASEPLEFAFHPRADEPGTTLFCLKTII, via the coding sequence ATGTCCGAACTCCTGGACCAGGATAGCGCTTTTTTCGATCTGGCCCAGCGGCGCAACCTGATTTTTTATCACAAGGGTTATTTCTCCCATAACATCGTCGCGGCGATGAGCGAGGTGGTGAAGCTGCAACTGGAAGTCGCCGGCGTCAGTGGGCCGACCCGACGCCGGCTGTTTTCGTCCTTCATCGAACTCGCGCAGAACATCGTTCACTATTCGTCGGCGTCGCTCGTCGACGGCTGGGAGGAGAAAGGGGCGATCCGCGAGGGCGCGGTGTGCATCCGGACCGAAGGCGAGCGGCACCTGATGCTGTGCGTCAATCCGATTGCCACCGCCGCGGTGGACGACCTTCGCGAGAAGCTCGAACCGCTGCGCAGCATGTCGGTCGACGAGATAAAACAGGCGTATAAGCTATCATTGCGCGCCGACACTCCCGCAGACAGCAAGGGCGCAGGGCTGGGTTTCCTGACCATGGCGCGCGACGCGAGCGAACCGCTCGAATTCGCGTTTCATCCGCGCGCCGACGAACCCGGAACCACGCTGTTCTGCCTTAAGACTATCATCTGA
- a CDS encoding enolase C-terminal domain-like protein, with amino-acid sequence MASAPLALVDVVTAHGVAGHAYVFAYNPILLPALARLLEDVSKLLPGQPLAPRALMRKLRSRFVLPDTAGLLDMALAGLDMALWDAHARVAGQPLVRLLGGEPAAVTAYASFGMDGRERAVEAASRSVDAGFRAIKIKIGYPTLNEDLDVVRSVRAAIGPDVELMVDYNQALGVSDAIRRGHALDGEGLAWIEEPTLCDDLDGHAQIAAALKTPLQLGENSWGPRGIRTMISRHASDLAMPDLMKVGGIGGWLDAVAVCEANGVPVSNHFYQEMSAHLLALTPAAHYLEYFGLADAVLDNPSIVVDGCVTPSEEPGGGVTWNEAAVARFAL; translated from the coding sequence ATGGCGTCGGCGCCGCTCGCGCTGGTGGACGTCGTGACGGCGCACGGCGTGGCGGGGCATGCGTATGTGTTTGCGTATAACCCGATCCTGCTGCCCGCGTTGGCGCGCCTGCTCGAGGACGTGTCGAAGCTGCTGCCGGGACAGCCTCTCGCGCCGAGAGCGTTGATGCGCAAGCTGCGCAGCCGCTTTGTGCTGCCCGACACCGCGGGACTGCTCGACATGGCGCTCGCGGGCCTCGACATGGCGCTCTGGGATGCGCATGCGCGGGTGGCCGGACAGCCGCTCGTCCGTCTGCTCGGCGGCGAACCGGCGGCCGTCACGGCCTATGCGAGCTTCGGCATGGACGGGCGCGAACGCGCGGTCGAAGCCGCGTCGCGAAGCGTGGACGCCGGCTTCCGCGCGATCAAGATCAAGATCGGCTATCCGACGCTGAACGAGGATCTCGACGTGGTGCGAAGCGTGCGCGCGGCGATCGGACCCGACGTCGAACTGATGGTCGACTACAACCAGGCGCTTGGCGTGTCCGACGCGATCCGCCGGGGACATGCGCTCGACGGCGAGGGCCTGGCCTGGATCGAGGAGCCGACGTTGTGCGACGACCTCGACGGACACGCGCAGATCGCGGCGGCGCTGAAGACGCCGCTGCAACTCGGCGAGAACAGTTGGGGACCGCGCGGCATCCGCACGATGATCTCGCGCCATGCGTCCGATCTCGCAATGCCGGACCTGATGAAGGTGGGCGGCATCGGCGGCTGGCTCGATGCCGTGGCGGTGTGCGAGGCGAACGGCGTGCCGGTATCGAATCACTTCTATCAGGAGATGAGCGCGCATTTGCTCGCGCTCACGCCGGCGGCGCACTACCTGGAGTATTTCGGCCTCGCCGATGCCGTGCTCGACAATCCGTCGATTGTCGTCGACGGCTGCGTCACGCCATCCGAAGAACCCGGCGGCGGCGTGACGTGGAACGAAGCGGCCGTTGCGCGTTTTGCGCTGTGA
- a CDS encoding solute symporter family protein — protein sequence MNGQRISAMSVGFFFAFLLATICITVFASRRSRSASEYFNAGGRVSALQNGLAMAGEYLSAAALLGMTGAISLKGFDGVVYSIGVFLGWPLILFLVSEPVKRLGKFTLADVIAWRLRAKPIRIAVALASLPIVLLYLITQLVAAGGLIKLMFGIAYLPAVVLVGIIMLCYVFFGGMLGTTWVQIIKAVLLFAGSAVLVVLLLAKFGFHPSAIFVAAAQQADPSITAPHVLASLDRWDTLSLAVALVFGALGMPQILTRFLTVANARDARRSAFYATSLVGVFHIFVLTLGFGALALIGKHDIVAAGGAGNMAVPLLARLLGGDAFFGFICAVSFATMLAVVAGLTLSAATTFAHDIWAGVVMSHTDGGVQRQPQVARAAAVVVAVASVLLALRFEGQNVAFMVGLSYSIAASANFPVLMLALYWRRLTTAGAVAGMLAGAAAAVLLIVLSPTIQVEVLHRAVADVAGRWWFVPLRNPCIVSLPFALFVACAVSLLRPQTSEQAGYARMHAVLEG from the coding sequence ATGAACGGGCAACGGATCAGCGCCATGTCGGTCGGCTTCTTCTTCGCCTTTCTCCTCGCCACGATCTGCATCACGGTGTTCGCTTCGCGGCGCAGCCGCTCGGCCAGCGAGTACTTCAACGCGGGCGGCCGCGTGAGCGCGCTGCAGAACGGTCTCGCGATGGCGGGCGAATATCTGAGCGCGGCGGCGTTGCTCGGCATGACCGGCGCGATCTCGCTGAAGGGTTTCGACGGCGTCGTGTACAGCATCGGCGTGTTCCTCGGCTGGCCGCTGATCCTCTTTCTCGTGTCCGAGCCGGTCAAGCGGCTCGGCAAGTTCACGCTCGCCGACGTGATCGCGTGGCGTCTGCGCGCGAAGCCGATCCGGATCGCCGTGGCGCTCGCGAGCCTGCCGATCGTGCTGCTGTACCTCATCACGCAGCTCGTCGCCGCGGGCGGCCTGATCAAGCTGATGTTCGGCATCGCCTATCTGCCCGCCGTCGTTCTGGTCGGCATCATCATGCTGTGCTACGTGTTCTTCGGCGGCATGCTCGGCACGACGTGGGTGCAGATCATCAAGGCCGTGCTGCTGTTCGCGGGCTCGGCCGTGCTCGTCGTGCTGCTGCTCGCGAAGTTCGGCTTCCATCCGTCGGCGATCTTCGTCGCCGCCGCGCAGCAGGCCGATCCGTCGATCACCGCGCCGCACGTCCTCGCTTCGCTCGACCGCTGGGACACGCTGTCGCTCGCGGTGGCGCTCGTGTTCGGCGCGCTCGGCATGCCGCAGATCCTCACGCGCTTCCTGACGGTGGCGAACGCACGCGACGCGCGGCGCTCGGCGTTTTATGCGACGTCGCTGGTCGGCGTCTTCCACATCTTCGTGCTGACCCTCGGTTTCGGCGCATTGGCCCTGATCGGCAAGCACGACATCGTGGCCGCGGGCGGCGCGGGGAACATGGCCGTGCCGCTGCTCGCGCGCCTGCTGGGCGGCGACGCGTTTTTCGGCTTCATCTGCGCGGTGTCGTTCGCGACGATGCTGGCCGTGGTGGCGGGCCTCACGCTGTCGGCGGCCACGACGTTCGCCCATGACATCTGGGCCGGCGTCGTGATGAGCCACACGGACGGCGGCGTGCAGCGGCAACCCCAGGTGGCCCGCGCGGCGGCCGTGGTCGTGGCGGTCGCGTCGGTGCTGCTGGCGCTGCGCTTCGAAGGGCAGAACGTCGCGTTCATGGTGGGCCTGAGTTATTCGATCGCGGCGTCGGCGAACTTCCCGGTGCTGATGCTCGCGCTCTACTGGCGGCGCCTGACGACGGCGGGCGCGGTTGCCGGCATGCTCGCGGGCGCCGCCGCCGCCGTGCTGCTGATCGTCCTGTCGCCGACCATCCAGGTGGAAGTCCTGCATCGGGCGGTCGCCGACGTGGCCGGCCGCTGGTGGTTCGTGCCGCTGCGCAATCCATGCATCGTGTCGCTGCCGTTCGCGCTGTTCGTCGCGTGCGCGGTGTCGCTGCTGCGGCCCCAGACCAGCGAGCAGGCGGGATACGCAAGGATGCACGCGGTGCTGGAGGGCTGA
- a CDS encoding FAD-binding and (Fe-S)-binding domain-containing protein — translation MTHPTSNLAAKPVHLVPPASGRSSPLAVRLRGALRGDVLFDAASRGRYSTDASIYQITPLGIVVPRDQQDLRAALDVARSEGAPVLARGAGTSQCGQTVAEALVVDTSKWLNNVVDFDRDARTVTVEPGIVLDHLNAWLKPHGLWFPVDVSTGAQCTIGGMAGNNSCGSRSIEYGNMVHNVAAIDALLADGTDAHFGPLGTPPDGARMKQIVDGLTRIARRERGELAERVPRVLRRVAGYNLDLFDCLNPRAYTDDGVPNLAHILVGAEGTLAFSRQLTLRLAPLPKHKTLGVVNFPTFYDAMSLTRHIVKLQPAAVELVDSTMIGLALDNPAFRPVIGKALVGEPDAILLVEFAGEDRGTQLARLGQLVELMGDLGLPGSVVEMPGAGEQKALWDVRKAGLNIMMSMKGDGKPVSFIEDCAVPLEHLAEYTARLTEVFHRHGTEGTWYAHASVGTLHVRPILDMRRDGAVKMRAIAEEASAMVREYKGAYSGEHGDGLCRGEWVAWQYGPKIHQAFTEIKALFDPDNRFNPDKIVRPPKMDDSRNFRFPPTYRELPVVPVLDWSAWNVKRDPLSGEETPPGTGESLSGGLAKAIEICNNNGHCRKFDAGTMCPSYRVTRDEQHVTRGRANTLRLAVSGQLGDDGIASAEVKEVLDLCVSCKGCRRDCPTGVDMAKFKIEARAAWAKRHGLRLREKLIAFMPRYAAAAARVPALLAAADHVPFVSRAFRRALGLAPQRSLPRFRRPFLADAGARAAAVAAPAGAREVLLFVDTFNNGIEPGNARAAVRVLEAAGYTVRFNTKDGERPLCCGRTFLAAGLVDEARSEARRMLDAFLPYVKRGVPIVGLEPSCLLSLRDEFLQYGYGEDARRVAQSAFLFEEFLVRENEAGRLNLPLRALDARVAWVHGHCHQKAFDAFRPVQTVLGWIPELDVRPIESSCCGMAGSFGYEAEHYETSNAMAELSLLPAVRQAGAGDLIVADGTSCRHQIHDGAQRDALHVARVLEMAL, via the coding sequence ATGACGCATCCCACCTCGAATCTCGCTGCAAAACCGGTGCACCTCGTTCCTCCGGCGTCGGGCCGCTCCAGTCCGCTCGCGGTCCGTCTGCGCGGCGCGCTGCGCGGCGACGTGCTGTTCGATGCGGCAAGCCGGGGCCGTTATTCGACCGACGCGTCGATCTACCAGATCACGCCGCTCGGCATCGTGGTGCCGCGCGACCAGCAGGACCTGCGCGCGGCGCTCGACGTGGCGCGCAGCGAGGGCGCGCCGGTGCTCGCGCGCGGCGCGGGCACGAGCCAGTGCGGCCAGACGGTGGCCGAGGCGCTCGTCGTCGATACGTCGAAATGGCTGAACAACGTCGTCGATTTCGATCGCGACGCGCGCACCGTGACGGTCGAGCCGGGCATCGTGCTCGACCATCTGAACGCGTGGCTCAAGCCGCACGGGCTATGGTTCCCGGTCGACGTGTCGACGGGCGCGCAGTGCACGATCGGCGGCATGGCCGGCAACAACTCGTGCGGCTCGCGCTCGATCGAATACGGCAACATGGTGCACAACGTCGCCGCCATCGACGCGCTGCTCGCGGACGGCACCGACGCGCACTTCGGCCCGCTCGGCACGCCGCCCGACGGCGCGCGCATGAAGCAGATCGTCGACGGGCTGACGCGGATCGCGCGGCGCGAGCGGGGCGAACTGGCCGAACGGGTGCCGCGCGTGCTGCGCCGCGTGGCCGGCTACAACCTCGACCTGTTCGACTGTCTGAATCCGCGCGCGTACACCGACGACGGCGTCCCGAACCTCGCGCACATTCTGGTCGGCGCGGAAGGCACGCTCGCGTTCAGCCGCCAGCTCACGCTCAGGCTCGCGCCGCTGCCGAAGCACAAGACGCTCGGCGTGGTCAATTTCCCGACCTTCTACGACGCGATGAGCCTCACCCGGCACATCGTCAAGCTGCAGCCGGCGGCGGTCGAACTGGTGGACAGCACGATGATCGGCCTCGCGCTCGACAACCCGGCGTTTCGCCCGGTCATCGGCAAGGCGCTGGTCGGCGAGCCCGATGCGATCCTGCTGGTCGAGTTCGCGGGCGAGGATCGCGGCACGCAGCTGGCGCGGCTCGGGCAACTGGTCGAACTGATGGGCGATCTCGGCCTGCCCGGCAGCGTCGTGGAGATGCCCGGCGCCGGCGAGCAGAAGGCGCTGTGGGACGTGCGCAAGGCGGGGCTCAACATCATGATGAGCATGAAGGGCGACGGCAAGCCGGTGTCCTTCATCGAGGACTGCGCGGTGCCGCTCGAACATCTCGCCGAGTACACGGCGCGGCTCACCGAGGTGTTCCACCGGCACGGAACCGAGGGCACGTGGTACGCGCATGCGAGCGTCGGCACGCTGCACGTGCGGCCGATTCTCGACATGCGCCGTGACGGCGCGGTCAAGATGCGCGCGATCGCCGAAGAGGCGTCGGCGATGGTGCGCGAATACAAGGGCGCGTATTCGGGCGAGCACGGCGACGGCCTGTGCCGCGGCGAATGGGTGGCGTGGCAGTACGGCCCGAAGATCCATCAGGCGTTCACCGAGATCAAGGCGCTGTTCGATCCGGACAACCGCTTCAATCCGGACAAGATCGTGCGGCCGCCGAAGATGGACGACAGCCGCAACTTCCGCTTTCCGCCGACCTATCGCGAACTGCCGGTCGTGCCGGTGCTGGACTGGTCCGCATGGAACGTGAAGCGCGATCCGCTCAGCGGCGAGGAGACGCCGCCCGGCACCGGCGAAAGCCTGAGCGGCGGGCTCGCGAAAGCGATCGAGATATGCAACAACAACGGGCATTGCCGCAAGTTCGACGCGGGCACGATGTGCCCGAGCTACCGCGTCACGCGCGACGAGCAGCATGTGACGCGCGGGCGCGCGAACACGCTGCGGCTCGCCGTTTCCGGCCAGTTGGGCGACGATGGCATCGCGAGCGCCGAGGTGAAGGAGGTGCTGGACCTGTGCGTGTCGTGCAAGGGCTGCCGGCGCGATTGCCCGACCGGCGTCGACATGGCGAAGTTCAAGATCGAGGCGCGCGCCGCGTGGGCGAAGCGCCACGGCCTGCGTCTGCGCGAGAAGCTCATTGCATTCATGCCGCGCTACGCGGCGGCGGCCGCGCGCGTGCCGGCGCTGCTGGCGGCGGCGGACCACGTGCCGTTCGTCTCGCGCGCGTTCAGGCGGGCGCTGGGGCTTGCGCCGCAACGCTCGCTGCCGCGTTTCAGACGCCCGTTCCTCGCGGACGCCGGCGCACGCGCGGCCGCCGTTGCCGCACCAGCCGGCGCGCGTGAAGTGCTGCTGTTCGTCGACACGTTCAACAACGGCATCGAGCCCGGCAACGCGCGCGCGGCCGTGCGCGTGCTGGAGGCCGCGGGTTACACCGTGCGCTTCAACACGAAGGACGGCGAGCGGCCGCTGTGCTGCGGCCGCACGTTTCTCGCGGCGGGGCTCGTCGACGAAGCGCGCAGCGAGGCGCGGCGCATGCTCGACGCGTTCCTGCCGTATGTGAAGCGCGGCGTGCCGATCGTCGGGCTGGAGCCGTCGTGCCTGCTGTCGCTGCGCGACGAGTTTCTTCAGTACGGTTATGGCGAGGACGCGCGGCGGGTGGCGCAGTCGGCGTTCCTGTTCGAGGAGTTTCTGGTGCGCGAGAACGAAGCGGGGCGCCTGAACCTGCCGCTGCGCGCGCTGGACGCGCGCGTTGCGTGGGTCCACGGGCATTGCCACCAGAAGGCGTTCGATGCGTTCCGTCCGGTGCAGACGGTGCTCGGCTGGATTCCGGAACTCGACGTGCGGCCGATCGAGTCGTCATGCTGCGGGATGGCGGGCAGCTTCGGCTACGAGGCCGAGCACTACGAGACCTCGAATGCGATGGCGGAACTGTCGCTGCTGCCGGCGGTGCGCCAGGCCGGGGCGGGCGACCTGATCGTCGCGGACGGCACCAGTTGCCGCCATCAGATTCACGATGGCGCGCAGCGCGACGCGCTGCATGTGGCTCGCGTGCTGGAAATGGCGCTTTGA
- a CDS encoding UTRA domain-containing protein has translation MSVTAVAAAGDIAAYREVPPRAPLLVLRRTSRLADGRVCEATGFPFARSASTWSCAAGWRDSAAERGAACAAPVDRFVAASFS, from the coding sequence ATGTCGGTGACGGCGGTCGCGGCGGCGGGCGACATCGCCGCGTATCGGGAAGTGCCGCCGCGTGCGCCGCTGCTGGTGCTGCGCCGGACCTCGCGGCTCGCGGACGGACGCGTCTGCGAGGCGACGGGGTTTCCATTCGCCCGGAGCGCTTCGACCTGGTCGTGCGCAGCGGGCTGGCGGGATAGTGCGGCAGAGCGCGGGGCGGCTTGCGCGGCCCCAGTCGATCGCTTCGTCGCCGCGTCGTTCAGTTGA